A region from the Rhodamnia argentea isolate NSW1041297 chromosome 7, ASM2092103v1, whole genome shotgun sequence genome encodes:
- the LOC115734974 gene encoding pentatricopeptide repeat-containing protein PNM1, mitochondrial — MPPSKPPQLSTLLLFRCLSSSPSHSSRAQCRLLLLHSPPSFPPRVSPTYFPRFPHFSGFSLRREFSSAADTVDRSGDRDRDRDVVAQSISAELAEEADPDALSVVQRLALNSSHVTPDPGLVLSTLNLSADAGRTVLGFYQWLAQNPDFTHTDETLSMFVDYFGRRKDFKAIDEILSDAKDVASSKTLESVIDRLVRAGRPVQAVGFFERMERDYGLKRNKESMEMVVEKLCEKGYANCAEKMVKNLAHEFFPDEHFCDLLIKGWCVDGKLEEANRLAREMYRGGFEIGTRGYNALLDCVCKLCRKKDPFRLSSEAEHILVDMDYYGVPRNVETFNVLIGNLCKIRKTEDAMKLFHRMGEWGCCPNEETFLVLTKSLYQAARVGEGDEMIDRMKSAGYALDKKAYYDFLKILCGIERIDHALSVFKKMKSDGCEPSIKTYDLLMGKLCAHNRLDKANALYNEALRRGVPVEPKAYRLDPRYMKITKAEKKEKKRETLPEKMARKRRRLKQIRLSFVKKPKRMMRGY, encoded by the coding sequence ATGCCGCCATCGAAACCCCCGCAGCTCAGTACCCTCCTCCTTTTTCGCTGCctgtcttcttctccttctcattCCTCCCGCGCTCAatgccgcctcctcctcctccactcgCCTCCCTCATTTCCTCCGCGCGTCTCGCCGACATACTTTCCCCGGTTCCCTCACTTCTCTGGTTTCTCGTTGCGCCGGGAATTTTCATCTGCCGCGGACACTGTCGATCGAAGCGGAGATCGTGATCGGGATCGCGATGTGGTCGCTCAGTCTATCTCCGCGGAGCTCGCGGAGGAGGCGGATCCGGACGCGCTCTCCGTTGTCCAGCGTCTCGCTCTCAACTCCTCTCACGTGACGCCGGACCCTGGCCTGGTCCTCTCGACGCTTAATCTGTCTGCGGACGCCGGCCGTACTGTGCTGGGGTTTTACCAGTGGCTGGCTCAAAACCCTGATTTTACTCATACGGATGAGACGCTGTCGATGTTTGTGGATTACTTTGGGCGACGCAAGGATTTCAAGGCAATTGACGAGATATTGAGCGATGCCAAGGATGTAGCAAGTTCTAAAACCCTGGAATCTGTTATTGATAGGTTGGTTCGGGCAGGGCGGCCTGTTCAAGCAGTCGGGTTCTTTGAGAGGATGGAGAGGGATTATGGGCTCAAACGCAACAAGGAATCGATGGAAATGGTAGTGGAGAAGCTGTGTGAAAAGGGTTATGCGAATTGTGCCGAGAAGATGGTTAAGAACTTGGCTCATGAATTTTTCCCAGACGAGCATTTTTGTGATTTGCTGATTAAGGGGTGGTGCGTCGACGGGAAGTTGGAGGAGGCCAATAGACTGGCAAGAGAGATGTACAGGGGAGGCTTTGAGATTGGTACAAGGGGTTATAATGCTCTTCTCGATTGCGTTTGTAAGCTTTGTCGTAAAAAGGACCCATTTCGGCTAAGTTCTGAGGCAGAACACATTTTGGTTGATATGGATTATTATGGGGTTCCCAGAAATGTCGAGACTTTCAATGTGTTGATTGGGAATCTGTGTAAAATTAGGAAAACTGAGGATGCGATGAAGTTGTTTCATAGAATGGGAGAATGGGGCTGCTGTCCCAACGAAGAAACGTTCCTTGTGTTAACCAAGAGCTTGTATCAGGCAGCAAGAGTGGGAGAAGGAGATGAGATGATTGATAGGATGAAATCTGCAGGGTACGCCTTGGATAAGAAGGCATACTATgactttttgaagattttatgTGGGATTGAGAGGATTGATCATGCTTTGAGTGTTTTTAAAAAGATGAAGTCCGATGGCTGTGAGCCAAGTATTAAGACATATGACTTATTGATGGGAAAATTGTGTGCCCATAATCGTCTTGACAAAGCTAATGCACTCTACAACGAAGCATTGAGAAGAGGAGTGCCTGTGGAACCTAAGGCCTATAGGTTAGATCCCAGATACATGAAGATAACCAAGGccgagaagaaagagaaaaagcgaGAGACGTTGCCTGAGAAAATGGCTAGAAAAAGGAGACGCCTTAAGCAGATTCGTCTAAGTTTCGTTAAGAAGCCGAAACGAATGATGCGAGGATACTGA